Proteins encoded in a region of the Bacillus sp. T3 genome:
- a CDS encoding 2Fe-2S iron-sulfur cluster binding domain-containing protein, with translation MKRLTIGSLKENYGSIPQIQSAIVVTKQELKKMKRILELEQNQTYYMVEVEKEQSILDAALEKGIRLEYKCKKGTCGRCKVRIINGLTYLQRANHLEQVKLEHLIKHGYRLACQARAK, from the coding sequence GTGAAGAGATTAACGATTGGTTCATTAAAAGAGAACTATGGCAGCATACCGCAAATTCAATCTGCCATTGTCGTGACGAAGCAAGAGTTGAAGAAAATGAAAAGAATCCTAGAGCTGGAGCAAAATCAGACCTATTACATGGTGGAAGTTGAGAAAGAGCAGTCCATCTTAGATGCTGCATTAGAAAAGGGGATTAGACTGGAGTATAAGTGTAAAAAAGGAACGTGTGGACGGTGTAAGGTAAGAATTATCAATGGACTTACATACCTACAGCGCGCAAACCACCTTGAACAAGTAAAACTTGAGCACCTCATAAAACATGGCTATCGTTTAGCTTGCCAAGCGCGTGCAAAATAA
- a CDS encoding family 1 encapsulin nanocompartment shell protein, translated as MDKTTLFPEAPLTREEWHELEQTVFNSVKKQLVGRRFIDIYGPLGEGVQSVTNDIYESPEQGAISFHGENSELSVPTRRVNLTIPMLYKDFVLYWRDIQQAKTLGSPIDYSASANAAQQSALLEDDIIFNGSKEFNIHGIMNVKGKLSHIRSDWMESGNAFSDVVEARNKLLRMGHTGPYALVLSPELYALVHRVHQGTHVLEIEHILELMTAGVYQSPMIKSGTGVVVDAGKQNLDLAIASDFDTVFLDLDNLNYHFRVYEAIVPRIKRPTAICTLEDFNE; from the coding sequence TTGGATAAAACAACACTTTTTCCAGAGGCTCCTTTAACAAGAGAGGAATGGCATGAACTGGAACAAACTGTTTTTAATAGTGTAAAAAAACAATTGGTGGGCAGACGATTTATTGATATTTATGGACCGCTTGGAGAAGGGGTCCAATCCGTTACAAATGATATTTATGAATCTCCTGAACAAGGTGCCATAAGTTTTCATGGTGAGAACTCGGAATTATCTGTTCCAACAAGGAGAGTAAATTTAACGATTCCGATGCTGTATAAGGATTTTGTATTGTATTGGCGTGATATTCAGCAGGCGAAGACATTAGGAAGTCCGATTGATTATTCGGCATCAGCCAATGCTGCGCAGCAAAGTGCTTTGCTTGAGGACGATATTATTTTCAATGGTTCAAAAGAATTCAATATTCACGGCATCATGAATGTAAAAGGGAAGTTATCTCATATTCGCAGTGATTGGATGGAGTCTGGCAATGCCTTTAGTGATGTAGTCGAGGCGAGAAATAAATTATTGAGAATGGGCCATACAGGACCATACGCATTGGTATTGTCACCTGAGCTCTATGCACTCGTGCACCGCGTTCATCAAGGAACACATGTATTAGAGATTGAGCATATCCTGGAGCTTATGACGGCAGGTGTTTATCAATCACCGATGATTAAAAGTGGCACAGGTGTGGTCGTCGATGCTGGTAAGCAAAATCTTGATCTCGCCATTGCCAGCGATTTTGATACGGTGTTTTTAGATCTTGATAATTTAAACTATCATTTTCGTGTATATGAAGCCATTGTTCCAAGGATTAAGCGTCCTACAGCTATCTGTACTTTAGAGGATTTTAATGAATAA
- a CDS encoding IMEF encapsulin system ferritin-like cargo protein produces MESTFNEMDSIFQRTRNALTEFMGIITPIINNSTDDHERLYWHHIYEEEDHRSDRLNLLLPKLEQVMNKEITITENHGDFLHLLQDISLEKFGLHNFLEHLDLSLFQFKGTEFEEQIQALRDFTYDDYQKMKVILDTLNQEFKGGIQFNTSIPTDEKSGIGESLKIAAYTHDHDHDHDHDHHVPIGQKPNQTYKKGLTVGSLKQ; encoded by the coding sequence TTGGAATCTACATTTAATGAAATGGATTCGATTTTTCAACGGACTAGAAATGCTTTGACCGAATTCATGGGAATTATCACGCCAATTATTAATAACTCAACAGATGATCATGAACGCCTATATTGGCACCATATTTACGAAGAGGAAGACCACCGCTCGGACCGCTTGAATTTGCTTTTGCCAAAGCTTGAGCAGGTGATGAATAAAGAAATAACGATTACGGAGAACCATGGTGATTTCCTGCATCTCCTACAAGACATAAGTTTAGAAAAGTTTGGTCTTCATAATTTCTTAGAGCATTTAGATTTGTCTTTGTTCCAATTTAAGGGAACTGAATTTGAGGAGCAAATTCAGGCATTAAGAGATTTCACCTATGATGATTATCAAAAAATGAAGGTTATTTTGGATACATTGAATCAAGAATTTAAAGGTGGTATTCAATTTAATACTTCAATTCCTACCGATGAAAAGTCAGGTATAGGTGAGAGTTTGAAAATTGCTGCCTATACACATGATCACGATCACGACCATGATCATGATCACCATGTACCGATAGGGCAAAAACCAAACCAAACGTATAAAAAAGGATTAACAGTTGGAAGTTTAAAACAATAG
- a CDS encoding NAD(P)/FAD-dependent oxidoreductase: MAKPKIVILGAGYGGIMTSKNLEKLLKADEAEVMLINKHDYHYVTTQLHKTCAGTASDEKIAMPIRDLIDQKKINFKKATVSSLDFNHKTILLEGGEEVSYDYLLVALGFKVETFGTPGIEEHAFNLRSFRTSKEVFPHILKQFSLYKEDQDESRLTFAVAGAGFTGTEMIGELIEKLPEIAKSYGVPFNKIKIINIEAAPTVLPGFEKEAVDYTNKYLIENGVQVMTSTKILECTENYVKVAPGIEIPTKTLIWSCGVRGHELFDKAGLKTVRGKMQVDKFLRIPDVEGVFCIGDNAWFMKDEKSALPPTAQVALQQAPVCAKNIVATIRGEQLEAFEYHHKGSVASIGERAAVGKVGPVVIKGKFAAFMKEVIEMRYLFYLNGPSFMVKQFLKRKPQPTHIQIKQVQ, translated from the coding sequence ATGGCAAAACCGAAAATCGTCATTTTAGGTGCTGGATATGGCGGAATAATGACATCTAAGAACTTAGAAAAATTACTTAAAGCTGACGAAGCAGAAGTAATGCTAATCAATAAACATGACTACCACTATGTAACTACTCAATTACACAAAACATGTGCTGGCACAGCTTCTGACGAAAAAATCGCTATGCCAATCCGCGACCTTATTGATCAAAAGAAAATCAACTTCAAAAAAGCAACTGTATCAAGCCTTGACTTTAATCACAAAACCATCCTTTTAGAAGGTGGCGAGGAAGTAAGCTATGATTACCTATTAGTTGCACTTGGTTTCAAGGTTGAAACATTTGGAACACCTGGAATTGAGGAGCATGCATTTAATCTAAGAAGCTTCAGAACATCAAAAGAAGTGTTCCCACATATTTTAAAACAATTCTCTCTTTACAAGGAAGACCAAGATGAATCTCGCTTAACATTTGCAGTAGCTGGCGCAGGTTTCACTGGTACTGAAATGATTGGTGAATTAATTGAAAAGCTTCCTGAAATTGCAAAATCATATGGCGTTCCTTTTAATAAAATTAAAATAATTAACATTGAGGCTGCACCAACAGTCCTACCTGGCTTTGAAAAAGAAGCTGTTGATTATACGAACAAGTACTTAATTGAAAATGGCGTTCAGGTTATGACGTCTACTAAAATCCTAGAATGCACAGAAAACTACGTAAAAGTAGCTCCTGGCATTGAAATTCCAACTAAAACATTAATTTGGTCTTGTGGTGTACGTGGCCATGAGCTATTTGATAAAGCTGGATTAAAAACAGTTCGTGGTAAAATGCAGGTTGACAAGTTCTTAAGAATTCCTGATGTAGAAGGCGTTTTCTGTATCGGTGACAACGCTTGGTTTATGAAGGATGAGAAATCTGCTCTTCCTCCAACTGCACAGGTTGCCCTACAACAAGCTCCTGTATGTGCAAAGAATATCGTTGCAACCATTCGCGGCGAACAGCTAGAAGCGTTTGAATATCATCACAAAGGCTCTGTAGCTTCTATTGGTGAAAGAGCAGCTGTAGGTAAAGTTGGGCCTGTTGTTATTAAAGGAAAATTCGCTGCATTCATGAAAGAAGTAATCGAAATGCGTTACTTATTCTATCTAAATGGTCCATCATTCATGGTGAAGCAATTCTTAAAACGCAAACCACAACCAACACATATTCAAATCAAGCAAGTTCAATAA
- a CDS encoding SMC family ATPase, which produces MKPIHLMMQAFGPYASKEDIDFSLLGNRTMFVISGKTGAGKTTIFDGISYAIYGKASGEDRNGPELRSQFANEEDPTEVALEFTLRGKRYYIWRAPQQLKKKKNGEGYTTINAKAELYLFDGEGNKQLLAANVRDVDERIKEIMLIDSNQFRQILMIPQGEFRKLLTSDSKDKEVILQRLFHTEIYKQVEEKLKEEATELKRTVEKQMEERSISIRGIQVVDNEELKSYLEADSVNDTLILPLLKQEIIAQNENLHLLKQEINTKQTERDTLQQSIYEAELILKQLKLKDELFSKKLELENQQDNYEKMQKEVGLGQKAALLAKQEELCHHLKKELDGAKDNATILHERVTKLSKQLEEHTRLLEEEKEREHERKQAADHVKNLQFIKEDVYSFSNLELTVQQLRQQLANLQDQQKQAEEESLHTAELLIKLQQEKGQIEQGQLLFLENRRKIELLDGKLDQLKKYEDLQLRYEKSKSVMENAKAFFDNSILRLNDGKSLVEELEQKWLQNQAAILANGLQDGAQCPVCGSNHHPAPAIAVAGTVQQEDIKAAKQQVTVLEAEKGKAESTFYQYQSAQNAVIQSLSELQVDIVQNHPSFTDTELEPIQKSIYAERSELISIQTQLKTKISQLESIAAQIEKYESNKLKLEDKSKQLREELNRLTIQFTENKTTLTRMIGQIPEELRTIDSYEKALNHAVERNTELIARFEKANVLYQQTREGYATEKARLETVEQQVVQAGEKLEKEKAAFVEKLSEQGFEKYGEYQAAKKSELELQQLIDLIRAYREELRSVTDRFVELEQLLKDVKAPNLDQLTESFSAINQQLIALQDQYTSRMLQKRNNEDILAKVEKLNEELKELEERYKLIGHLHEIAKGQNTYRITFERFVLAAFLDDILSQANGRLSKMTSGRFQLLRKTDRSKGAGQSGLELLVFDQYTGQERHVKTLSGGESFKAALALALGLAEVVQQYAGGVSLETMFIDEGFGTLDPESLEQAIEALIDIQSSGRLVGIISHVPELKERIDARLEVFATQSGSLDRVSANELTR; this is translated from the coding sequence ATGAAACCAATTCATTTGATGATGCAAGCGTTTGGACCATACGCCAGTAAAGAGGATATTGATTTTTCTCTGCTTGGTAATCGGACAATGTTTGTCATATCTGGGAAAACAGGGGCGGGAAAAACGACCATCTTTGACGGAATTAGCTATGCGATTTACGGCAAAGCTAGTGGGGAAGATCGGAACGGTCCAGAGCTTCGTAGCCAATTTGCTAATGAGGAGGACCCAACAGAGGTCGCACTAGAATTTACATTACGGGGGAAACGATATTATATTTGGCGAGCCCCTCAGCAGTTAAAGAAGAAAAAGAATGGGGAAGGTTATACAACGATAAACGCGAAAGCGGAGCTATATCTTTTCGATGGTGAAGGGAATAAACAGCTTCTTGCGGCAAATGTACGGGATGTTGATGAACGAATTAAAGAAATTATGTTAATTGATAGCAATCAATTTAGGCAAATCTTAATGATTCCGCAAGGGGAATTTCGGAAGTTGTTAACATCGGATAGCAAGGACAAAGAGGTTATCCTGCAACGCTTGTTCCATACTGAGATTTATAAACAAGTCGAAGAAAAGCTCAAGGAAGAAGCGACTGAATTGAAACGAACGGTTGAAAAGCAAATGGAGGAACGGAGTATATCCATTCGCGGAATTCAAGTAGTGGATAATGAAGAACTTAAGAGCTACCTTGAGGCTGACAGTGTAAATGACACGCTAATCCTTCCCCTGCTGAAGCAAGAGATTATCGCCCAAAATGAAAATCTTCATCTATTAAAACAAGAAATAAATACAAAACAAACAGAGCGGGATACCCTTCAACAAAGCATTTATGAAGCGGAATTAATCTTAAAACAATTGAAGTTGAAGGATGAACTTTTTTCAAAGAAATTGGAACTTGAAAACCAACAGGATAACTATGAAAAAATGCAGAAGGAAGTCGGTTTAGGTCAAAAAGCGGCATTACTCGCTAAGCAGGAAGAGCTTTGTCATCATTTAAAAAAAGAGCTAGACGGAGCAAAGGACAATGCAACAATACTTCACGAACGAGTGACCAAATTATCGAAACAGCTTGAAGAACATACTAGGTTACTTGAAGAAGAGAAGGAACGAGAGCATGAGCGGAAACAAGCTGCTGATCACGTTAAGAACCTTCAGTTTATCAAGGAGGATGTATATTCATTTTCAAACCTAGAATTAACGGTCCAACAATTAAGGCAGCAACTTGCAAATCTCCAGGATCAGCAAAAGCAAGCAGAGGAAGAAAGTCTGCACACAGCTGAATTATTGATCAAGCTCCAACAGGAAAAGGGGCAGATTGAGCAAGGACAGCTTTTGTTTCTAGAAAATAGGCGAAAAATTGAACTGCTTGATGGGAAGCTTGACCAGCTAAAAAAATATGAGGATTTGCAATTGCGTTATGAGAAATCTAAATCAGTTATGGAAAACGCTAAAGCTTTTTTTGACAATTCCATCTTACGACTGAACGACGGAAAATCATTAGTAGAAGAGCTTGAACAGAAATGGCTTCAGAATCAAGCCGCGATTCTTGCAAACGGTCTGCAAGACGGAGCACAATGTCCTGTGTGCGGTTCAAACCACCATCCGGCACCAGCTATTGCAGTAGCGGGGACGGTCCAGCAAGAGGACATTAAAGCTGCGAAGCAGCAGGTAACCGTTTTAGAGGCTGAAAAGGGAAAGGCTGAATCAACCTTTTACCAATATCAATCTGCACAAAATGCAGTGATTCAATCTTTATCGGAGCTACAGGTTGATATTGTTCAAAATCATCCTAGTTTTACAGATACTGAATTGGAACCCATTCAGAAATCGATTTACGCCGAACGCTCAGAGCTCATCAGCATACAAACTCAGTTGAAAACAAAGATCAGCCAACTCGAGTCCATAGCGGCTCAAATCGAGAAGTATGAAAGTAATAAGCTGAAGCTAGAAGATAAAAGCAAGCAATTGCGTGAAGAACTTAATAGATTAACGATTCAATTTACGGAAAACAAAACTACGCTAACCCGAATGATTGGCCAAATTCCTGAAGAACTTCGAACGATTGATTCGTATGAGAAAGCTCTCAACCATGCAGTTGAAAGAAACACAGAGCTTATTGCTCGATTTGAAAAGGCGAATGTGCTCTATCAACAAACGAGGGAAGGCTATGCAACTGAAAAGGCTCGCCTCGAAACGGTTGAACAGCAGGTAGTCCAGGCAGGTGAAAAGTTAGAGAAGGAGAAAGCTGCTTTCGTAGAAAAGCTTTCTGAGCAGGGCTTTGAAAAATATGGAGAATATCAGGCAGCTAAAAAGTCAGAGCTGGAGCTTCAACAATTAATTGACCTGATTCGTGCATATCGTGAAGAGCTCCGCTCCGTCACAGATCGCTTTGTTGAGCTTGAGCAGCTACTGAAAGATGTAAAAGCACCTAATTTAGATCAGTTGACAGAATCGTTCTCGGCTATTAATCAACAGCTAATTGCCCTTCAAGACCAATATACAAGTAGGATGCTGCAAAAACGAAATAATGAAGATATTCTTGCAAAAGTGGAAAAATTGAATGAGGAATTGAAGGAGCTAGAAGAACGGTACAAGCTAATTGGTCATTTACATGAAATTGCAAAGGGCCAAAACACTTATCGAATTACATTCGAACGCTTTGTTTTAGCTGCATTTTTAGATGACATTTTATCACAAGCAAATGGTCGTTTATCGAAAATGACAAGCGGTCGTTTTCAATTGCTTCGTAAAACGGACCGATCAAAAGGAGCCGGCCAAAGTGGGCTTGAATTGCTTGTTTTTGACCAATACACAGGTCAAGAACGACACGTTAAAACACTTTCAGGTGGAGAAAGCTTTAAGGCTGCTTTGGCACTTGCACTTGGTCTTGCAGAAGTAGTCCAGCAATATGCAGGCGGTGTTTCATTAGAGACCATGTTTATCGATGAAGGCTTTGGAACGTTGGATCCAGAATCGTTAGAACAAGCAATTGAAGCTTTAATTGACATTCAAAGTAGCGGTCGATTGGTCGGTATCATTTCACATGTTCCCGAATTAAAGGAGCGAATTGATGCACGTCTTGAGGTATTCGCCACGCAATCCGGAAGCCTGGACAGAGTTTCAGCTAATGAATTAACTAGATAG
- a CDS encoding exonuclease SbcCD subunit D, giving the protein MKFIHTADWHLGKLVHGKYMTEDQKIVLAEFADVVQEEKPDAIVIAGDLYDRSVPPTEAVELLDEVLYKLNVELKTPIVAIAGNHDSAERLSFGSSWYRNSDFYLTGKLTKDFRPVQINGVNFYLIPYAEPGIVRQLLENDTIHSHQEAMRAIIDQIEKNMNHNEPNVLVGHAFVLGGQTSDSERTLSVGGSGCVGAELFAPFSYTALGHLHSPEAIRHDTVKYSGSLLKYSFSEAKQNKSISIIEMNDKGQFEQRYRSLTPNQDMRELEGYLEELLDPSFYEKQKVDDYLKVTLLDEGALIDPINKLRQVYENVLHLERKIAAVDLKKKTSLSIQKDERKSELELFEQFYQEMTTAEFTEEKREAMVSVIDKVHKEGGE; this is encoded by the coding sequence ATGAAGTTCATTCATACGGCTGACTGGCATCTTGGTAAGCTTGTCCATGGAAAGTACATGACAGAAGATCAAAAAATAGTCTTGGCGGAGTTTGCTGATGTCGTCCAAGAGGAAAAGCCAGATGCAATTGTCATCGCGGGCGATTTATATGATCGTTCTGTCCCGCCTACTGAAGCAGTTGAGCTTTTAGATGAAGTATTATATAAGCTTAATGTTGAATTAAAAACCCCTATTGTCGCCATTGCAGGCAATCACGATAGTGCAGAGCGTCTCTCGTTTGGGAGCTCATGGTATCGCAATAGTGATTTTTATCTAACAGGAAAACTAACAAAGGATTTTCGTCCTGTTCAAATAAATGGTGTAAATTTTTATCTTATTCCTTATGCAGAACCTGGAATCGTACGTCAATTACTCGAAAATGACACCATTCATTCTCATCAAGAGGCGATGCGTGCCATTATTGATCAAATAGAAAAAAATATGAATCACAATGAACCAAATGTCTTAGTTGGTCACGCCTTTGTTTTAGGTGGACAAACTTCAGATTCTGAACGGACATTATCAGTTGGGGGATCAGGATGTGTGGGAGCTGAGCTTTTTGCTCCATTTTCCTATACAGCTTTAGGCCATCTTCACAGCCCGGAGGCCATTCGCCATGACACAGTAAAGTATTCCGGTTCTTTATTAAAATATTCATTTTCTGAAGCAAAACAAAACAAATCCATTTCGATTATTGAAATGAATGATAAAGGACAGTTTGAGCAGCGCTACCGCTCTCTAACTCCTAACCAGGATATGCGGGAGCTTGAGGGCTATCTTGAGGAGTTACTTGACCCAAGCTTTTATGAAAAGCAAAAAGTAGATGATTATTTAAAAGTGACGCTACTAGATGAAGGTGCATTAATTGACCCAATCAATAAGCTGCGTCAGGTATACGAAAATGTCCTTCATTTGGAACGAAAGATTGCTGCGGTTGATCTTAAGAAGAAGACATCGTTATCAATCCAAAAGGATGAACGGAAGTCAGAGCTTGAACTTTTTGAACAATTTTATCAAGAAATGACAACGGCTGAATTTACGGAAGAAAAGCGAGAGGCAATGGTCTCAGTCATCGATAAAGTGCACAAAGAAGGGGGTGAATAG
- a CDS encoding cold-shock protein, translating to MKNGKVKWFNSEKGFGFIEAEDGNDVFVHYSAIQSEGFKTLEEGQEVSFEVVEGARGPQAANVQKK from the coding sequence ATGAAAAACGGTAAAGTAAAATGGTTCAACTCAGAAAAAGGTTTTGGATTTATCGAAGCTGAAGACGGAAATGACGTATTCGTTCATTATTCTGCTATCCAATCAGAAGGCTTCAAAACATTAGAAGAAGGTCAAGAAGTATCTTTCGAAGTTGTTGAAGGTGCTCGTGGACCACAAGCTGCAAACGTTCAAAAGAAATAA
- a CDS encoding YvrJ family protein, with protein sequence MEQFIPFIRDVGFPIVVTLYLLHRIEAKLDSVVLSIQTLPDRMK encoded by the coding sequence GTGGAGCAATTCATTCCGTTCATAAGGGATGTTGGATTTCCAATCGTGGTCACGCTCTATTTATTGCATCGTATTGAAGCAAAATTAGATAGTGTTGTCCTATCGATTCAAACGCTTCCAGACCGCATGAAATAG
- a CDS encoding DUF2922 domain-containing protein, with protein MAKTLELLFVTDTGKSGRLSIDNPKEPIDPVLVKQAMEAIITSQAFFTGNGFLTSVSGARVVDRNVTDYEL; from the coding sequence ATGGCAAAAACATTAGAATTGCTTTTTGTAACGGATACTGGAAAATCTGGCCGATTATCTATTGACAATCCCAAGGAGCCAATCGATCCTGTTCTCGTAAAACAGGCGATGGAGGCAATCATTACTTCACAGGCGTTTTTTACTGGAAATGGCTTTTTAACTAGTGTTAGTGGTGCACGGGTTGTTGATCGTAATGTGACGGATTACGAATTGTAG
- a CDS encoding DUF1659 domain-containing protein — MAQEMLKDTGIRLFFETGLDGNGEPIIKSKSFNNVRKEATVEQIYQASQAIASLSSYPLISLERNNSLDVIA, encoded by the coding sequence ATGGCACAGGAAATGTTGAAAGACACTGGAATCCGCCTGTTTTTTGAAACAGGCTTGGATGGTAATGGTGAACCAATCATCAAGAGTAAAAGCTTCAACAATGTTCGGAAGGAAGCAACAGTCGAGCAGATTTATCAAGCTTCACAAGCAATAGCAAGCTTAAGTTCTTATCCGCTGATTTCTTTGGAACGAAATAACAGCCTAGATGTTATTGCATAA
- a CDS encoding VWA-like domain-containing protein has protein sequence MRWHKRVLSMIQERQTKKVALAVDTSSNQVNAILINNIVKLFEQLKPDTILVQADYQIRSIEPIKSDTIKYYNHGKASYTLVLEWAQAENIDTLFYITDVTGFFYEEMEKVNYETFWLVPNDFLPKVPFGKAIKVA, from the coding sequence TTGAGATGGCACAAACGTGTTTTATCAATGATTCAAGAACGACAAACGAAGAAGGTTGCCCTCGCTGTGGATACTTCATCCAATCAAGTCAATGCAATTCTAATCAATAACATTGTAAAATTATTTGAACAATTAAAGCCTGACACGATCTTAGTTCAAGCTGACTATCAAATACGAAGTATTGAGCCGATTAAATCGGATACAATTAAGTATTATAATCACGGGAAAGCCTCCTACACGTTAGTCCTTGAGTGGGCGCAAGCAGAGAATATTGATACACTGTTTTACATTACAGATGTAACTGGCTTTTTTTACGAAGAAATGGAAAAAGTAAATTATGAAACGTTTTGGCTCGTTCCAAACGATTTTCTTCCAAAGGTACCATTCGGAAAAGCGATAAAAGTAGCATAA
- a CDS encoding aspartyl-phosphate phosphatase Spo0E family protein, translating to MMLNQVLELNRCINEDRQVLYELSKNKNLSDPSVVQVSQNLDRKIFMLQKVLIDVKQ from the coding sequence ATGATGTTAAACCAAGTCCTGGAATTGAACAGATGTATTAATGAGGATCGTCAAGTACTGTATGAGCTTTCAAAAAATAAAAATCTAAGTGACCCTTCTGTAGTTCAAGTCAGTCAAAATTTGGATAGAAAAATTTTCATGCTTCAAAAGGTCCTCATTGACGTTAAACAATAA
- a CDS encoding phage holin family protein — translation MERLDLLKLLNENYYMLIPALWVLGYALKRTPKVPDWSIIWIITIVSLGIASFSFGLTINAIVNGIIAAGISVYGHQLVKQSLPTTTKK, via the coding sequence GTGGAAAGATTGGACTTGCTTAAATTGTTAAATGAAAACTACTATATGTTGATTCCTGCCCTATGGGTTTTGGGATATGCTTTGAAACGCACCCCAAAAGTACCCGATTGGTCCATCATATGGATTATTACTATAGTTTCACTTGGTATAGCAAGTTTTTCCTTTGGCTTGACAATTAATGCTATTGTCAATGGTATCATTGCAGCTGGTATATCCGTATATGGGCATCAATTGGTAAAACAATCCCTTCCAACGACCACTAAAAAATAA
- a CDS encoding HAMP domain-containing sensor histidine kinase — protein sequence MEMSKHLFFNLSLLLVLLFFIQMSIERNNMNYKRPFTIFYVYGIVAILLCIFFSMFHEVVRFDLRLIPLIIGGLYLGTGFLFAIITIIVRAIIGIDTGFWVSCVLSLSTATLLLLAKPYFLKLSSKNRISIAVVYSIISSMIFLGIVFVIDPVVYGIEIWIPYFVISALGTGIIAYSLESMHSNMKMREQLMKTKKIEAVSQMGAAISHEIRNPLTSARGFMQFLNEGSNLDQSQRDYIGIAISELDHAEEVISNYLTFAKPSIEMVEDLDVHRSLAQVLNELSIMIGTNNVEIVKKFYSSGDISGDKQMVQRCLYNLVKNCIESMPAGGILTFETEDGKNSTTIKISDTGFGMTDEQVNRLGEPFYLINEGNGTGLGMMVVHSIVRALNGSIEIKSKPNEGSQFMLTFPKSERTRQIV from the coding sequence ATGGAAATGTCAAAACACTTATTTTTTAATTTATCTCTCTTATTAGTGCTCCTATTTTTTATACAAATGTCAATTGAAAGAAATAATATGAATTATAAAAGGCCTTTTACGATTTTTTATGTATATGGAATCGTTGCCATTTTATTATGTATTTTCTTTTCAATGTTCCATGAAGTCGTGAGATTTGATTTAAGATTAATCCCTTTAATCATCGGAGGATTGTATCTTGGAACAGGATTTTTATTTGCAATCATTACCATTATTGTTAGAGCAATAATTGGAATTGATACAGGTTTTTGGGTTAGTTGTGTGTTAAGTTTATCAACCGCAACACTTTTGCTCCTAGCAAAGCCGTATTTTCTTAAGCTGTCTAGCAAAAATAGAATCTCGATTGCAGTTGTCTACAGTATTATTTCTTCGATGATCTTTTTAGGAATCGTATTCGTAATTGATCCAGTCGTGTATGGTATAGAGATTTGGATCCCCTATTTTGTTATTTCTGCTTTAGGAACTGGGATCATTGCCTACTCATTGGAATCCATGCATAGCAATATGAAAATGCGAGAACAATTGATGAAAACAAAAAAGATTGAAGCGGTCAGTCAAATGGGGGCAGCGATTTCTCATGAAATAAGAAATCCATTAACATCTGCAAGAGGCTTTATGCAATTTCTAAATGAGGGTAGTAATCTCGATCAAAGTCAACGAGATTATATCGGAATTGCGATTTCTGAATTAGATCATGCAGAAGAAGTTATTAGTAATTATCTCACCTTTGCTAAACCATCGATTGAAATGGTTGAGGATCTTGATGTTCATCGTAGTCTTGCCCAAGTTTTGAATGAACTATCGATTATGATAGGAACCAATAATGTTGAGATTGTGAAGAAGTTTTACTCTTCAGGAGACATTTCTGGAGATAAACAAATGGTTCAACGCTGTCTTTACAACCTGGTCAAAAATTGTATTGAATCGATGCCTGCAGGTGGTATTCTTACATTCGAAACGGAAGATGGGAAGAATTCCACAACTATTAAGATTTCCGATACGGGCTTTGGAATGACTGATGAACAAGTGAACCGTTTAGGTGAGCCATTTTATCTCATTAACGAAGGTAATGGGACAGGACTTGGAATGATGGTCGTACACAGTATTGTCAGAGCGCTGAATGGGTCGATTGAAATAAAAAGCAAACCTAACGAAGGCTCTCAGTTTATGTTAACCTTTCCTAAATCAGAAAGAACAAGGCAAATTGTCTAG